A window of the Lactuca sativa cultivar Salinas chromosome 5, Lsat_Salinas_v11, whole genome shotgun sequence genome harbors these coding sequences:
- the LOC111883683 gene encoding cellular nucleic acid-binding protein homolog, with product MEQLNANNAIRDGSGTDNTDCFNNQEHRRVSANEGASGHKPTDKKRKFWDENKCNLPQKFAGRKQSVAAPASTIAVTTHASTLATRSVTQVPERPYKGSLPRCNKCGFHHNGVCRVMHCKNCGKDGHTARFCKNQTQHLPSITSTKVGPVCYLCGETGHFKRECPTEKNDGGAGGV from the coding sequence ATGGAGCAactcaatgctaacaacgccataAGAGATGGAAGCGGTACCGACAATACAGATTGTTTTAATAATCAGGAACACCGGCGGGTGTCTGCCAACGAAGGCGCCTCCGGCCACAAACCTACGGACAAGAAGCGAAAGTTCTGGGACGAAAACAAGTGTAACCTACCTCAAAAATTCGCTGGAAGAAAGCAATCCGTGGCTGCACCTGCCAGTACAATAGCAGTCACGACACATGCATCGACACTAGCCACAAGGTCTGTCACCCAAGTGCCGGAAAGACCATATAAGGGATCACTCCCAAGGTGTAACAAGTGTGGCTTCCATCACAATGGGGTTTGCCGGGtgatgcactgtaaaaactgcgGCAAGGACGGACATACTGCCCGCTTCTGCAAAAACCAAACCCAGCACCTCCCTTCAATCACCAGCACCAAGGTAGGCCCAGTATGCTACCTATGCggtgaaacgggacacttcaagagagaatGTCCAACTGAGAAGAATGACGGGGGAGCAGGAGGAGTGTGA